One stretch of Thalassophryne amazonica chromosome 19, fThaAma1.1, whole genome shotgun sequence DNA includes these proteins:
- the cx35.4 gene encoding connexin 35.4, translated as MDWKTFQALLSGVNKYSTAFGRVWLSVVFVFRVMVYVVAAERVWGDEQKDFDCNTKQPGCANVCYDYYFPISHIRLWALQLIFVTCPSFMVVMHVAYRDDRERKYRAKYGKEAKLYNNTGKKHGGLWWTYLLSLFVKTAIEVSFLYILHRVYDSFYLPRLVKCDVSPCPNLVDCYIGHPTEKKVFTYFMVGASALCVVLNICEIIYLISKRIVRCANKSKRRNANMRIYVEDFEDELFGNGDLTMGQLDPKEKPPSFNSAQKFPLKPSPLKLEEKIRASAPNLSST; from the coding sequence ATGGACTGGAAGACATTCCAAGCCCTCCTCAGTGGGGTGAACAAGTATTCCACAGCGTTCGGTCGGGTATGGCTGTCAGTGGTGTTTGTGTTCAGGGTGATGGTGTACGTGGTGGCGGCGGAGCGAGTGTGGGGTGATGAACAGAAGGACTTTGACTGCAATACAAAGCAGCCTGGCTGTGCAAATGTCTGCTACGACTACTACTTCCCCATCTCCCACATCCGCCTGTGGGCGCTGCAGCTCATCTTCGTCACCTGCCCATCCTTCATGGTGGTCATGCATGTGGCGTATCGTGACGACCGTGAACGCAAGTACAGAGCCAAGTATGGCAAGGAAGCCAAGTTGTACAACAACACGGGCAAGAAACACGGAGGTTTGTGGTGGACCTACCTGTTGAGCCTCTTTGTCAAAACAGCTATCGAGGTTTCCTTCCTTTACATCCTGCACCGCGTCTACGACAGCTTCTACCTGCCCCGGCTGGTGAAGTGTGACGTGTCACCTTGCCCCAACTTGGTGGACTGCTACATCGGCCACCCCACAGAGAAGAAGGTCTTCACCTACTTCATGGTTGGAGCCTCAGCCCTGTGCGTTGTCCTGAACATTTGTGAGATCATCTATCTCATCTCCAAACGCATTGTTCGATGTGCAAACAAGAGCAAAAGGCGTAATGCCAACATGCGCATATATGTTGAGGACTTCGAAGACGAGCTCTTCGGAAATGGGGATCTGACTATGGGGCAGCTGGACCCGAAGGAAAAGCCACCATCTTTCAACTCCGCACAAAAGTTTCCATTAAAGCCGTCCCCGCTCAAACTTGAGGAAAAGATACGGGCATCAGCTCCGAACCTGTCAAGTACTTGA